The following proteins come from a genomic window of Halobaculum sp. MBLA0147:
- a CDS encoding cobalamin transport operon protein has translation MRRWRQYGGLATLFATFLAAGYWGFTATGGALPWAKRSAKTLQRGVQDGGGALVDFGRGVVVAGPIRKGGTVLEFGGIVLFMAVIGIGLYVYVDRYGGFEDGDRTTR, from the coding sequence ATGCGGCGCTGGAGGCAGTACGGCGGACTGGCGACTCTCTTCGCGACTTTCCTCGCCGCCGGCTACTGGGGGTTCACCGCGACCGGCGGTGCACTCCCGTGGGCCAAACGCTCCGCGAAGACACTGCAGCGCGGCGTACAGGATGGTGGCGGCGCGCTCGTCGACTTCGGGCGCGGCGTCGTCGTCGCCGGCCCGATCCGGAAGGGCGGGACGGTGCTCGAATTCGGCGGGATCGTCCTGTTCATGGCCGTGATCGGCATCGGACTGTACGTCTACGTCGACCGCTACGGCGGCTTCGAGGACGGCGACCGCACGACACGGTGA
- the cbiQ gene encoding cobalt ECF transporter T component CbiQ: protein MTTLSNHVPDPRLVTAFAEHRDGPLHRVNPWTKVGVVGALVLAVTVFDRFALLAGLYGTVLVVYGLAGLPFRRLAGLYTLPMLFVVSVAGPLAFLEPGTPIGGAVSTPLGELSVTWAGLVLFGELGCRSLTVVTFGLAASMTTEYTDVAYVLGRLLPRPIDQIALLTYRFTFVMIETLEDLVTAARSRGANLSEFWSNRRLYARILGTTMLSAIEQSERLVTSMEARGYDGDITLYGDVSRPPIHELLVVAGSYAAVVGYAAVAVYEVGL from the coding sequence ATGACGACACTCTCGAACCACGTTCCCGACCCACGACTCGTCACGGCGTTCGCCGAACACCGAGACGGACCGTTACACCGCGTCAACCCCTGGACGAAGGTCGGCGTCGTCGGTGCGCTGGTCCTCGCCGTCACGGTGTTCGACAGGTTCGCGCTCCTGGCTGGCCTGTACGGGACCGTCCTGGTCGTCTACGGACTCGCAGGCTTGCCCTTCCGACGGCTCGCTGGTTTGTACACGCTCCCGATGCTGTTCGTCGTCTCGGTCGCCGGGCCGCTGGCGTTCCTCGAACCGGGGACGCCGATCGGTGGTGCGGTCTCGACACCGCTCGGTGAACTCTCCGTCACGTGGGCAGGACTCGTGCTCTTCGGGGAGCTCGGCTGTCGATCGCTCACGGTCGTCACGTTCGGCCTGGCGGCGTCGATGACGACCGAGTACACGGACGTCGCGTACGTGCTCGGACGACTACTCCCACGGCCGATCGACCAGATCGCGCTGCTCACCTACCGGTTCACGTTCGTCATGATCGAGACGCTCGAGGACCTCGTGACAGCCGCGCGCTCCCGTGGCGCGAACCTCTCGGAGTTCTGGTCGAACAGACGGCTCTACGCGAGAATCCTCGGCACGACGATGTTGTCGGCGATCGAGCAGTCGGAACGACTCGTCACGTCGATGGAAGCCCGTGGCTACGACGGCGACATCACGCTGTACGGCGACGTCTCGCGGCCGCCGATCCACGAACTCCTCGTCGTGGCCGGTTCCTACGCCGCCGTCGTCGGCTACGCTGCGGTCGCAGTCTACGAGGTGGGACTGTGA
- a CDS encoding energy-coupling factor ABC transporter permease, translating to MAHIHLGEGSFPLWALVLWTLLGVGLVSTVVYRVRRGGIETHQIALAGIGAAASFAIFQLNIPVWGGIHMNLTGLVGILAGPLLGALIALVVNVFSAALGHGAVGLLGANTLVNASEAIVAYYAFKTLMRVDWDVFPAGASAATLGLSAGAFLMGAIIVVSGVNGSALPRGDLTIAVVGLVGLNLGVAVVEGVLTGFVVQFLASVRPDLVGLADRDTREESTGVTA from the coding sequence ATGGCGCACATTCACCTCGGAGAGGGCTCGTTCCCACTGTGGGCACTGGTACTCTGGACACTCCTCGGCGTCGGACTGGTCAGTACCGTCGTCTACCGAGTCAGGAGAGGCGGTATCGAGACACACCAGATCGCACTCGCCGGCATCGGTGCGGCTGCGAGCTTCGCGATCTTCCAGTTGAACATCCCCGTCTGGGGCGGTATCCACATGAACCTCACCGGGCTCGTCGGGATTCTCGCTGGGCCCCTGCTGGGGGCACTCATCGCACTGGTCGTCAACGTCTTCTCGGCAGCGCTCGGTCACGGTGCAGTCGGTCTCCTCGGCGCGAACACGCTCGTCAACGCGAGCGAAGCTATCGTCGCCTACTACGCGTTCAAGACCCTGATGCGAGTGGACTGGGACGTCTTCCCCGCGGGCGCCAGTGCCGCGACACTCGGCCTCTCCGCAGGCGCGTTCCTGATGGGAGCGATCATCGTCGTCAGCGGTGTGAACGGGAGCGCGCTGCCACGCGGTGATCTGACGATCGCAGTCGTTGGACTCGTCGGGCTCAACCTCGGTGTCGCGGTCGTCGAAGGGGTCCTGACCGGATTCGTCGTCCAGTTCCTCGCCTCCGTCCGCCCCGACCTCGTCGGTCTGGCCGACCGTGACACTCGAGAAGAGTCGACCGGGGTGACGGCCTGA
- a CDS encoding energy-coupling factor ABC transporter ATP-binding protein: MVDLRCEAHTYPDGTVGVHDVDFSVYPDEVVALVGGNGAGKSTLLEHLNATLVPDDGELVVEGTPVTEGDEAHARRAVGFVFQDADTQLVAPTVLDDVMFGLQNYGVPGDEARERAREALATVDASHLEDRIPHYLSGGEKRLVGLAGVLVLDPSVIVLDEPLAGLDPERSRLVADRIRQIHEDGIGVVLSTHDLEFAADIADRVCVMANGNVVGSGTPREVFYDETLLADANLHPPSAVRVARDAGLETTARPVTEADLVSLLGGVDDTATARVPSTDGGEDT; the protein is encoded by the coding sequence CTGGTCGATCTCCGGTGCGAGGCTCACACGTACCCCGACGGGACGGTCGGCGTGCACGACGTGGACTTCTCGGTGTACCCCGACGAAGTCGTCGCTTTAGTCGGTGGCAACGGCGCCGGAAAGTCGACACTCCTCGAACACCTGAACGCGACGCTCGTTCCCGACGACGGCGAACTCGTCGTCGAGGGCACGCCGGTCACCGAGGGAGACGAGGCACACGCACGGAGAGCAGTCGGGTTCGTCTTCCAAGACGCCGACACACAACTCGTCGCCCCCACCGTTCTCGACGACGTGATGTTCGGCCTCCAGAACTACGGCGTCCCCGGTGACGAAGCGAGAGAACGCGCTCGGGAGGCACTCGCGACGGTCGACGCGAGTCACCTCGAAGACCGCATCCCGCACTACCTGAGTGGCGGCGAGAAGCGGCTCGTCGGCCTCGCGGGCGTGCTCGTCCTCGACCCGAGCGTGATCGTGTTGGACGAACCACTCGCGGGACTCGACCCCGAGCGCTCTCGACTGGTCGCCGACCGCATTCGGCAGATCCACGAGGACGGAATCGGCGTCGTCCTGTCGACACACGACCTCGAGTTCGCGGCCGACATCGCGGATCGCGTCTGTGTGATGGCGAACGGCAACGTCGTCGGGAGTGGAACTCCTCGGGAGGTGTTCTACGACGAGACACTGTTGGCGGACGCGAACCTCCACCCGCCGAGTGCCGTCCGTGTGGCCAGAGACGCCGGGTTGGAGACGACGGCACGACCGGTGACGGAGGCAGACCTCGTGTCACTCCTCGGAGGGGTCGACGACACAGCAACCGCACGGGTACCCTCTACGGACGGCGGCGAAGACACCTGA